The following nucleotide sequence is from Verrucomicrobiota bacterium.
ACCGAGAGGAAAATAAATACACCGCATCCAATCAAAGCCGGCGTTCCTCGCGAAAGTGGGCGGGAAAGAAGCTCGATGCTTTCTGGGGCCTTTGCCAAGAACCAGAGTAGAAAGCCAGCCGTCATGAACGGCTGAAGAATGAAAAACAGGTACTCCTCGAATGGGACGTATCCTATAATAGCAGCTTCGATTACCCGGTCTACGCCGTAGTACCAGACCCCCTGTTGCACGAGGAAATTGTCCCACGGGGTGGTGTAAACGAAGGCAATAATGGCCAGAACGAAAGTTCCTGATCGCGCACCAGGCAATGGGAAGGGTCCTCTCTCCCAACGAAGAAGCGCTACCACGAAAATTACGGGTAGGATAAAAACGAAGTGAAAGAGAAGGTAGGACATGCTTTGTTGCCGATCTGGGATTCGGGCGTAGGGAGTCGATTGGTGATACGAAAAAAAGTTATAGGGGATTCGGATAGCGCGACAACCGGGAATGTTTTGAAACACGAACAAGAGGCAATCACCGCTGAATGGACTCTTCTTCCCGAGTCAGGATTCTTAGTGATGATTAGAATCTCTGCCTGAGATTGCGTAGACGCCCTGAATTTGTCTCGATTGGGAATTCATGAAAAAACGGTGCCAATGGTGTGGGGATGATCCGCTTTACCAACACTATCATGACTGCGAGTGGGGAGTGCCGATCCATGATGATCGCTTACTCTTCGAATTTTTGATTTTGGAAGGAGCTCAGGCGGGTCTTAGCTGGCTAACGATTCTCAAAAAGCGACAAGGTTATCGCCGTGCGTTTCACGATTTTGACTGGGACCGGGTAGCCCGCTTCACCGAGGAGGATATCAAGCAGCTTCAATCTGATGAGGGAATCGTGCGGAATCGTCTGAAAATTCAATCAGCAGTCGCGAATGCGAAAGGAGTTTTGAAAATCCGGGAGGAATTCGGGTCGCTGGATTCCTATCTGTGGCAATTCGTTGGAGGGCGTCCGATTCAAAATGCATGGAAAAGTGCGGAAGAGGTTCCAGTCAGCACAAATGCTTCGGAGCAGATGAGCGCTGAACTGAAAAGGCGTGGCTTTCGTTTTGTCGGACCTACGATCTGCTATGCTTTCATGCAGGCGGTCGGGATGGTCAACGACCACACGGTCGATTGTTTCCGGCACGCAGAGCTCTCCTCGAAGTAGGACTCGATCTATGTTGAACGGGGAGTGCTTCTTCAAAGGAGGCATGGCTAAAAAAGTTCTTGCACTCATATGGTGAACATTTGTATATTATCTGGGAATTGGCTGTTCTGGCCATTTTTTATTAACCAAAGTCGTACCTATCATGAATCATTCAGTTATATCCGGAAACCTTACGAGCGACATTGAGACCATCCAAGCGGGTGAGCACTCGATCGCGAAATTCTCCATTGCCTGCAACCAGGGCGAGCGAGCGGATTTTATTCCAATCGAAGCATGGAATATGGATCACTTGGCCGATCACATTGGAAAAGGTTCCAAAGTGCTTGTTTCGGGTGCCATCCGCCAGCAGCAGTGGGAATCCAAGGAGGGACAGAAAAGATCGAGGCTGGTTCTTAAAGCTTTCCAAGTGGAGTTTCTCGATCCTGCGAAAAGCCCCGAACGGGAAAATGCGAAGCGATCCGATGGTGGTCGATCCAGGCGTCGCGCGGCGTAAATCGAAGTTCGAAGGTTTACAGGCTTAGAGGCGTAACTCGATACGATCCCAAAGCTTGAGCGTTGCGCGGCTTCTTTGCACGCCTGCGCCAAATTCGACTGAATTGAGGCGAAGCCGTAGTGGAGGTTTCAAATCTACCCGCGTTGATCTTCTGATCGGTATTTTCGTTAGCTGCTGACCCACCGTTCGAGAGCAGCGGCGGCCTGTTTTGCGCCGTCTCCTATGCCGGGTTGTTTCGCGATTCTCTGGGCATTTTCTCGAAATTGGACGTTCTCTTGGGTGGCGCTCACCGTCTGGAAGAGCTTTCGGGGCCATCTGCGGTAGTGAAGTTTGGATCCGCAAGACAATGCTGCGACCGTCGACGCCCAAAAGTCCTGATCTGCAAAGTGAGGCACCACGATTTGCGGCTTTCCTGCCAGGAAGGCTGACGTTGTCGTTCCGGCTCCTCCGTGATGGATGATGACACTTGCCTTCGCAAAGAGCGGCCGATGGGGCGAGGATGGAATGAGGCGGATCTTGGAGTGGCCGGGAGGAGGCGGAGGCTCTGACCAACCGACTTGAATGTAGAGTGGCTGATCCGAAGGCCATTGCTGGTAAAGCTCTTCGAAGCGGCGATTTAACTCGGGATGGGCGACACTGCCGAAAGTGATCAAAGGTTGGTCGGAAATGGGAAGTGGATCGGATGTTTCCTCCTCTGCCACGATGCCTCCTTCCACAAATCCGGAAAAGATTGTATGACTAGGGAGTTGTTCAGGACTACCCTGATGCATGAAATCGGGAGTGAGGACGATTTGATTGTCCGTTGGGCACCTGAGCCAAGTCTCTAATCTCTGTTCTGAGTGACTGATGAGCCGATTGAGCTTTTTCACGACGTAGCGATCTGCCAGTTGGGTAAAGCGTTCATTCCAAAAGTTTCGGACCCGAGTGGGGAGTATTTTCGGAAGCCGGGGAAGAGCGGCAGGTGGATGCCCTGAGGATAGATACGTGTTTGTGCAGAAGTGCAGCGAGATTGAAGGGATGCCCGACTCCTTGGCGTAGTGGCCGTAAATCGGGAACAAATACGAGCACACCAATGCGTCTGCCCGGCTCAATTCATTGCGGAGGAGGGGGATGATGTCCGGTTGCCAAGAATCAACCACTCGAAACATCGCTTCTAGAAGAACCCGGTTGTTCCGGATCGATGAGAATTGTTCCATCAGCTGCACTTGTCGTCTTCGTTCCCCCTCGGGAGGAATTTGCACGACGGAGATCCCCTTACTTTCGGCAATACTTCGCCAGTATTCGCTGGTCAGCAGCGTAGCACCGTGCCCATCACGCACCACGGCTTCAGCAACTCGGATGACCGGGATGATGTCTCCGGTGGATCCGTGAGAGATGAAGACGAAATGAGCCATTTGAGGGACGAGTTATGAGTCAAAAAGCGCTTAATGTCACCCTGTCGATCAACATTACGGACGAATGGCTCGTTCAAAGAAAAGTTGCAGTTTAAAGATAAGTAATTCTAATGTTACCGATAAGCAGTAGGTGAACAAACCCGTCTGACTTGCCGGATTCTTGTTCCATTGAATTTTTTCTTTTCGATTGATGGGCGGTCGGCCTGTCTCCATTCTCAACTGTTTGCCTGCATTGCAGCCTTTACACTATGTCCGATTCTAATTCCCAGCCCCTGCCTCCATCGCCGCTGACTCCTGAACACCAGCAGGCTCTTTCGTCGCTAGCCTCTTCGTCTTCACCTGAGCAGATTGCATGGATGTCCGGCTACCTGGCCGGACTTCTTGGTGCGACGGGTAGTGTCCCGGCGGCAGCACCGGCTGCTGCATCGCAAGCCAAGGTCCCGCTGACGATCGTTTACGCTACCGAATCGGGTAATGCGGAGTCTCTCGCGGACGAAGCGAAAAAGCAGACTTCCAAGAAGGGGTTTGCCTCAAAAATTGTGGACATGGGCGAGATTGAGCCTTCGGACCTCGTAGAGAACGAGAACGTTCTCGTAATCGCAAGCACCTGGGGCGAAGGGGATCCGCCTGACCGCGCCACTGGCTTCTACGACAAACTACTCAATGAGGACGCTCCCCGTTTGGAGAAAACCAGATTTTCTGTCCTCTCTCTGGGAGACACCAGCTACGAGCATTTTTGCAAGTTTGGGAAGGACCTCGACACCCGCTTTGAGCAACTGGGCGGGCAAAGGTTTCATCCGAGGACAGATTGCGATGTGGAATTTGAGGAGCCGTTCCAAAAGTGGCTGGACGGAGCTGTCGATACACTCCTTAAGGACGTAGGCGCTCCCTCACCAGTCGAGGTTTCGGTTTCCGCGGGAGCGCAGATCCCATCGATTGCCGAGCCCTACACGAAAAAGAATCCGTTTCCGTCACCCCTTCTTGAGCGCGTCAACCTAAATGGGAAGGGTTCGGCGAAGGAAACCTGGCACCTGGAATTCTCCCTGGAAGGTTCTGGGTTATCCTATGAACCGGGA
It contains:
- a CDS encoding lycopene cyclase domain-containing protein gives rise to the protein MSYLLFHFVFILPVIFVVALLRWERGPFPLPGARSGTFVLAIIAFVYTTPWDNFLVQQGVWYYGVDRVIEAAIIGYVPFEEYLFFILQPFMTAGFLLWFLAKAPESIELLSRPLSRGTPALIGCGVFIFLSVAGLFLLLKGELPFRYLSLILVWACPILAFQWGYGGGTLVLMRRQAIPALIGPTAYLWVVDLIALKLGIWTINPEMSTGLGIYLLPIEEAIFFLLTNMLVIQGLLLYYQFVSVRQKASSISPAT
- a CDS encoding DNA-3-methyladenine glycosylase I → MKKRCQWCGDDPLYQHYHDCEWGVPIHDDRLLFEFLILEGAQAGLSWLTILKKRQGYRRAFHDFDWDRVARFTEEDIKQLQSDEGIVRNRLKIQSAVANAKGVLKIREEFGSLDSYLWQFVGGRPIQNAWKSAEEVPVSTNASEQMSAELKRRGFRFVGPTICYAFMQAVGMVNDHTVDCFRHAELSSK
- a CDS encoding single-stranded DNA-binding protein, with amino-acid sequence MNHSVISGNLTSDIETIQAGEHSIAKFSIACNQGERADFIPIEAWNMDHLADHIGKGSKVLVSGAIRQQQWESKEGQKRSRLVLKAFQVEFLDPAKSPERENAKRSDGGRSRRRAA
- a CDS encoding glycosyltransferase; this encodes MAHFVFISHGSTGDIIPVIRVAEAVVRDGHGATLLTSEYWRSIAESKGISVVQIPPEGERRRQVQLMEQFSSIRNNRVLLEAMFRVVDSWQPDIIPLLRNELSRADALVCSYLFPIYGHYAKESGIPSISLHFCTNTYLSSGHPPAALPRLPKILPTRVRNFWNERFTQLADRYVVKKLNRLISHSEQRLETWLRCPTDNQIVLTPDFMHQGSPEQLPSHTIFSGFVEGGIVAEEETSDPLPISDQPLITFGSVAHPELNRRFEELYQQWPSDQPLYIQVGWSEPPPPPGHSKIRLIPSSPHRPLFAKASVIIHHGGAGTTTSAFLAGKPQIVVPHFADQDFWASTVAALSCGSKLHYRRWPRKLFQTVSATQENVQFRENAQRIAKQPGIGDGAKQAAAALERWVSS